The proteins below are encoded in one region of Helianthus annuus cultivar XRQ/B chromosome 2, HanXRQr2.0-SUNRISE, whole genome shotgun sequence:
- the LOC110895235 gene encoding uncharacterized protein LOC110895235, whose product MRRRALWGDLKAVKESTGEGIWIMGGDFNEVRSEHERMNSRFDNQGAVLFNNFIAEAGLVEYQMGGYKFTYMSDDGSNLSKIDRILVCDSFMNNWPTARFEALTKHGSDHSPLLLSCAKNDFGPIPFRFYNSWLEDESIGEVIKKGIEEVSVEGNSMRELANILKNLKTRIKEWRRAVKIQEEKEVQEAIEQVERLEKTTETRRLTGVEKESRVTGKWKIKNYERKNLMDLKQKAKFRWAKLGDENSKFFHKIINCRKARNCISALKVNGIMCTDPKAIKEEIKATFMARFAEPYKHRPSLDGRDFKKVTRSKQ is encoded by the coding sequence ATGAGAAGAAGAGCGTTGTGGGGAGATTTGAAGGCTGTCAAGGAATCAACAGGAGAAGGTATATGGATTATGGGAGGAGATTTTAATGAGGTAAGAAGTGAGCATGAAAGGATGAATTCCAGATTTGATAATCAAGGTGCCGTGTTATTCAACAACTTTATAGCTGAAGCAGGGTTAGTCGAATATCAAATGGGAGGATATAAATTCACGTATATGTCAGACGATGGATCAAACCTTAGTAAAATTGATAGGATACTAGTGTGTGATTCTTTCATGAATAATTGGCCAACGGCAAGATTCGAGGCACTAACAAAACACGGATCGGATCATAGCCCACTTCTACTATCCTGTGCAAAAAATGATTTCGGACCAATTCCGTTCAGATTCTATAACAGTTGGTTGGAGGATGAAAGTATTGGAGAAGTGATAAAGAAAGGCATAGAGGAGGTGTCAGTTGAAGGCAATAGTATGAGAGAGCTggcaaatattttaaaaaatctTAAAACAAGAATAAAAGAATGGAGGAGGGCAGTGAAAATACAGGAGGAAAAAGAAGTCCAGGAAGCGATAGAACAAGTGGAAAGGTTAGAAAAGACGACAGAGACAAGGAGACTAACGGGTGTGGAGAAAGAAAGCAGGGTTACAGGAAAATGGAAAATAAAGAATTACgagagaaagaatttgatggaTCTGAAACAAAAAGCAAAATTTAGATGGGCCAAACTAGGGGACGAGAACTCAAAATTCTTTCACAAGATCATAAATTGTAGGAAAGCAAGAAACTGTATCAGTGCATTGAAGGTAAACGGCATTATGTGTACGGACCCGAAGGCAATAAAGGAGGAAATAAAAGCTACTTTCATGGCCAGATTCGCGGAACCATATAAACACAGACCGTCCTTAGATGGTAGAGACTTTAAAAAGGTCACAAGGAGCAAGCAATAG